In Solidesulfovibrio carbinoliphilus subsp. oakridgensis, the sequence CCGAAAGCGGCAAGGCCGGGCCGAGGAGGCCCAAAGGCTTCTGGCCGAGGCTCTTGCCAAGGCCTCGCCCGTTGACCGCGAGTATGCCCTGGGTGAATTCGCCCTGGCCGACGGCGACGCGGCCGCGGCAGTGGCCCACTTCCAGGCCTGCCTGGCCCTGGCTCCGGCCGACGACCTCCTGCGCCTGCGTCTGATCGGCCTGCTCGTGGCCGAAAACCGCTTCGCCGAGGCCCGGGAATACGCCAAGTGGTACGAGGCCCGGGTGGCCAAAAACGAGCGGGCCCTTTTCAGCACCACGGCCGTGGTCCGGCTGGAACTCGGCGACGCGGCCGGGGCCGAGGCCCTCTATCGCCGGCTTTTGGCCGACAATCCGAATTCCCAGGACTATCTGGCCGGCCTCGGCCGGGCCATGAACCGCCAGAACAAGTTCGACCAGACCGTGGCCGCCCTGTCCCCGGCCTACGCCGCCTCGGCCGACCCGGCCCTCGGCGGGGTGGTGTGCGAGGCCTTGATGGCCCTTGGCGACTACCGGGAGGTGGTGCGCCAGGCCGAGATCGGGCTGGCCCGGCGGCCGGACGACCGGGAGCTTTTGCGCGTCGCGGCCGAGGCTTCGGAATTCGCCAGGGATCTGGCCGGCAGCGAAGGCTATGTCCGCCGTTACCTGGCCCTGGACCCCGGTTCCCTGACCCTGCAGAACATGCTCGGCCGGCTGCTCCTCGACCAGGAGAAGTTCCCGGAGGCCAGGGAGCGGTTCGAGGCGCTCCTGGCCAAAAACCCGCGCCACCTGCCGTCCCTTCGCGGCCTTTTAAGCGTCTACCAGCTGACCGGGCAGGCCAGGGAGGCCTACGCGGTGGCCAAGGCGCTCTACGAAGCCGCCCCGGACGACGCCTCGGCCCGCATGAAGTTCGCCATCGCGGCTGCGGGCGAGCAGGATTTCCGGCCGGCCTATCCGACCCTGGAGAAGCTGCGGGCCTTCGGTCCGGGAAGCCCGGTCCTTTGCCTCTATTACAGCGACGTGCGCGACGCCGAGACGCCGGGCAAGGTCCGCCTGTCCCAGCTGGCCGACCACCTCCGGGTCGTGGCCGCCCGAAACGGCACGTTCCTCGGCGCCGACGACCTGGCCCGGCGCCCGGCCGGCGACGCGGCCCTCGGCGACAGGGACACGAACCCGAATCCGGCCGTGCTGCTCCTGATCGACCGGACCGACGCCGGGGTGCTCGAAAAAATCGACGCCCTCCTGGCCGCGGTCGGCGGCCGGGCCGTGCTGGTGGTCGGGGGCGAATCCCTGGCCCCGGCCACGCCGTACCTGCCGGATGCCGCCCTGATGGCGCGGCTGGTCGGGACCGGCCGCTGGTCCCTGGCGCTGACCGACCACAAGCCGCCGGCCGCGCCCGGTCCGGACGGCACTCCGACGACCCTCTGGAACGCGGCCGGCGGCCAGGATGCGCCGTCCCGCCTGTCGGCCCGCCTCAAGGCCCTCGATCCCAAGGGCGAAATCCTCGGCCAGACCCGGCCGGTCTTTTTCTACCCCGGCGGCTACGCCCCGGACGAACTGCTGGCCGCCGACGCGGCCGGCCGCGACGCCTACGGCCAGGCCGTGGCCGCCGCCTTCCCCATGGCCTTCGAGCTCAATCCCGAAGGCTTCTGGACCCCGATCACCGATCCCCGCCGGATCGCGGCCCGGGCCGTGTCCCCGTCCCTGGACGCCGGCAGCCTCGACCGCTACCTCGACCAGGGCAACCCCATGCACCAGGTTTCCCTCGAACTGGCCAAGGTCTCCTCCTGGCAGGAGCAGCTGGGGCAGGCCGAGAACTATTTCAAGGAAGCCGAGGAGCTGAAGGTCAATCCGGCGGAGGAGACCTACAACCACGCGGTCAACGCCTACTACCGCCACGACGACCCCGTGGCCGTGGCCCTGGCCGAGCAGGCCGTGGCCCTGGCCCCGGATTCCGGGCGGGCCGCCATCCAGCTCGACCGGGCGAGGCTCCGCACCCGGCCCCAGGCCGAGGCCCTGGCCACCACCTGGTGGGACAGCGACAACCGCCGCTACTGGTGGACCGGCCTTGGCGGCAACGTCCACATCCGCGACAGTCTGGTGGTCTTTGCCCGGGCCGGCGGCGTGGAGTGGTCCATCGACAGCTCCCAGCGCCAGGGCCAGATGCAAAAGGCGCTGGCCAACACCATCGCCGACGGCGCGGTCTCGGCCGCCGATCTCCAGAGCATCGCCCGGGCCCGCCACACCCAGTACCTGTCCGGCCAGGACCTGACCGTCGGCGGCCGCTGGTTCTTCCACCCCGGCTCCTGGCTGGAAGTCCAGGGCCAGCTGACAAGCACCGAGGCCGGCCCCGGCACCTGGGCCAACGGCCAGGCCACGCTCCACGGGCCGCTCGCGCCCAAGGGGGTCAAGGTCGACGGCACCTGGGACATCCAGGCGGCCCACGAACGCATCGACACGGTGGAGGCCATAAGCGCCCGGATCATGGCCAACCGGCTGAGCCTTTTCAGCCACAACCGGATCCTCGACTTCTGGGACCTCTTCCTCAACCTCCACGGCATCGCCCGCACCGACGGCAACAACACCGCCTCCGCCGACGGCCGCCTGCTGCGCCGGCTCATGGAATTCCCGCTCCTCTCGCTTGGCTACGCCTTCCAGTTCGCCACCAGCGACCGCAACCCCATGGAGTACTGGGCCCCGCAGAATCTGGCCACCCACCTGGCCTACGCCGCCTTCGGCTATTCGCCCGCCCGCTGGTTCAACGTGAACGGCAGCCTGGGCTACGGCACCTCGAGCGACAGGAACGACGGCTGGCGGGAAGTCTGGCGGGCCAACGCCGGCATGGACATCACCTTGAAAGAACGGTTAAAGTTGTCGCTCAAGTACTCCTACTTCAGCACGCCGAACTACAATCTGAGTGAAGCATGGGCAGGCATAAACTACACGTTCTAAAGGCCACGCGGGCCGTGCGCCGGCGGCGGCCCCCGGTGCGGGCCCTGTGCCTGGCCCTTTTTCTCCTGGCCTGGGCCGCCTTCTCTCCGCCGGGCCGGGCCCTGGCCCAGGCCGCGTCGCCGACCGGGCCGGCCGCGCCGGCCGCCGCCGACCGCCTGTCCGCCTGGATTGCCGACTGGGACCTGACCCGGGGCCTGGCCGAATGGCGGGCCCATCCCGGGCTTTTCGACGAAGTCCGGGTGTTCGCGGCCTATTTCAACGAAAAAGACACCCCTTGCTTGGCTCCGGCGTGGGCGGCCCTGCTCGGCGGGAACGCCCGGGCCGTCTTTGGCGGCACCCCGGTCTTTCTCACCGTGGTCAACGATCTGGTCACGGCCTCGGGCCAGGGCAACCGCCTCAAAGACCCGGAACTGGTGCGCCGGCTGGTGTCCGGCCCCGAGGCCCGGGCCCGCCACATCGCAACGCTTCTGGCCCTGGCCGCGCGGTATGGTTTTTCCGGCCTCGAGATCGACTACGAGGAAGTGTCCGCCCCGGTCTGGCCGGAATTCCTGGTCTTCGTCGGCGAACTCCAGACCCAGGCCCGGGCCCGGGGACTGGCCCTGTCCGTGCTGCTCCAGCCCCAGCGCCGCTACCTTTCGAGTCCCCTGCCGACGGGACCGGACTACGTGCTCATGGGCTACAACCTCTTCGGCTCCCATTCCGGCCCCGGCCCCAAGGCCACGCCCGCCTTTCTGGCCCAGCAGGCCGCCTCGCTGCGCGCCCTGGGCGCCCTGGAGGCCACGGGGCTGGCCCTGGCCACCGGCGGCTTCGACTGGACCGGAGGCAAGGCCGCCCGGCAGCTCGACGAGGCCGAGGCAACGACGCTTCTGGCCCGCACCAAAGCCGCCACCACCCGTTCGGCCGACGACGGGTATCTCGTTTCCCGCTACCGCGACGGCAAGGGCCAGGACCACGAGGTCTGGCACGCCGACGCGACAACCTTGGCCACCCTGTGGACGGCCGCCCGGTCGGCCGGCTTCGGGCGGCTGGTGGTCTGGCGGCTCGGCGGCAATCCGCCGGCCCTGTTCGACGGGCTGGCCACCCTCAAGCCTTGACCCGGAGGTGGGTTCCGTGCAGTTCCGCTTTGCCGCCGGCTTTGGCGGCCTCCTGCTCGCCGTGCTCCTTTTCGCGGCCGCGTCCGTTCCCGCTCCCGCCGGGGCCCAGGGGCTTTCCGCCGCCACCAAGGGCGCGCCGCTCCCGGGCCAGGGCCCGCGCGCCTACGTCAACATCGTCATCGACGACCTGCCGAACCTGGAGCTGTGGTCGCGTCTGGCCGACGATTGCGACGCCTTCGGCATGAAGACCACGCTGGCCCTCAATACGGCCAAGGCCACGCCCGGGGACTACGCCGTCATGGCCAAACACGTGGCAAACGGCCACGAGATCGCCAACCACACCCGCGACCACGTGCCCGTGGCTCCGGGCGGGGTGGTGCGGCTGCGCTATTTCGATCCCCGGGCCAAATCCGCCGCCGCCGTGGTGGACCAGTCGGCCGGCAAGCTTCGGATCACGGTCGACGACCCGCCCCGGACCGTGGCCGAGCTCGACCTGTCCGAGGAGGGGCGCACCCCCACCCTCAAGCAGCTCGTCGAGGCCCTAAACGACGTGCGCGGCGTGACCGCCGAGCTCGGCGACCCCTATTACGCCAACATCCACGCCCGCTTCCTGGCCGAGCGGGACAGGGTGGACATCTTTTTCAAAAACGGCCTCGTGCCGCTTTACGTCAACGTGGCCGAGCACGCCCGCTACGAGATGGCCGGCGGCAAGGCCGACATCGAGGCCGGCCTGCCCGGGACCGCCTGCCAGTCCATGGTCTACCCCTTCCTGGTCACGGACGCCGTTTCCCGGCAGGTGGCCCGGGAACTCGGCCTGACCTGCGGCCGGGTCGGCACCGCCGGCTTCGCGGCCCTTGGCGCGCCCGCCGGCTACGACCTCATGCAGGTCTACGCCGGCAAGCCCCGCGACCTCTTCGGCCCGGACCCGGCCAGTCCGGAATTTGCCGCCAAGGTCGAGGCATTCTTGAAAAAGCTCAAGGAAATCGGCGGCGTCTGCTGCCTCTATTCCCACGGGCCCGACGAATTCACCAATGACCAGTGGAAGGCGCTCCTGCCCCTTCTGGCCCGGGACAAGGACGTGGCCTACGTCACCCTCCACGGCCTGGCCGCCTACGTGACGTCCACGGCCCGGCTGCAGGACGGCCGGTACTTCCTGCCCCAGGGCAGGTAGGGAGCGGGGGCCGCAACTCCCGGCCGATTCTTGATTCCCCGGTCCCGTGGCTTGATAACCGCAGCCATGGGCGCCCCGCCGCGCGCGGGGCGCCCCGGAACATCCAGGAGGTCGTCCATGTCCCAGCCGGAGGCAGCCGGAGCGCGCATGGTGATGATCGGCACGCCGTGCTACAACGGCAACGTGACGGTCCATTACCTGCGTTCGGTGGTGTCCATGATCGGGTTTCTCGAACAGCAGGGCGTGCGCACCGGCATGCTGACCCCGTCCCACGAAAGCCTGATCACCCGGGGGCGCAACCTGATCGCCAACGAGTTCTTGCGCCAGAAGGAGTACACGCACCTCCTATTCATCGACGCGGACATCGGCTTTGCGCCGGAGCTGCCCTGGAAGTATCTGCAGGCCGACAAGGACGTGGTCTGCGGCATCTACCCGGTCAAGCACCTGGACCTCGACAAGCTGCGGATCATCGACCCGGGCGTCCTGTCCCGGGTGGCCGAGGCGGCCTCGCTCCACTACGCGGTCAAGCTCAAGCCCGGCGGCCGCCCCGAGCCCGTGACCGGGCTTTTGCCCGTGGATTACGGCGCCACCGGCTTCATGTTGATCAGGCGCGAGGTCCTGGTGCGCTTGGCCGCAGCCTACCCGGAACTCCATTACGACTATTCCTACACCAACGACGACAACGTCGGGAACGTGGCCTTTTTCGAGACGGCCATCGACCCGGAGACCCGGGACTACCTGCCCGAGGACTATGCCTTCTGCAAACGCTGGACCGACATCGGCGGCGAGATCCACGCCGACGTGCACAGCGTCTTCACCCATGTGGGCACCCACGAATACACCGGCAACTTCACGGCATTTTTGACCCACCTCGGCCCGCCGGCCAAGTAGGGCGGCAACGGCTAGCAGGGCGTGGCCTGTCCTCGAATCCGTGCCTGCGGATTCGAGGACAGGCCACGGACCAGCCCGGCCGGGACACAGGCGGCGCGCCGTCCGTCCCTGTCCACGCCCCCCTCGCTTCCGCTTCTCCGCCATCCCGTTTTTGCTGACACTTTCCCAGAGAACCGGCGGCCGGTCGATACCGTTTGGCAGGGGAACCGGTTTCCGCTCGGCCTCTGGGAACGGGTCCGGCGGCAGGCGGTTTTGTCCATGGTCGCTTTTGGAGAAAGTTTCTGACTGCAACATGCTGCTTTTAGACACGATGCAGCTCCAGTCGCAAGGAGCGGCCGGTTCCTTGCCGGTTTTCCGCTTGCCTCTCCCCTTTTTTCTGCTAGGCTCATAAGAATCGTGCCTTCCCTCCTGCCGGGCGGAGCAGGGCGGACAGGGGAGGCCTGCAATCAAAGCATGGAAACGCTTTGCGCCCAAAGGAGCAGTATGAGCAAGCATGTCAAAAAGGGAGAGATTCCTCCCGATAATGCCAAGACCAGGGCAATCATGGGGTTCACGGCCGACGACGCGGGTGAGTTCCTCACCACCAACCAGGGAGTGCGCATCAGCCACGACGAGGACTCCCTCAAGGCGGGCAAGCGCGGTCCCACGCTCCTTGAAGACTTCCACTTCCGGGAGAAGATCACCCACTTCGACCACGAGATGATTCCCGAACGGGTGGTCCATGCCCGGGGCTCGGGGGCCCACGGCGTGTTCGAGTGCACCGAGGCCATGGGCGAGTACACGAGCGCCGACTTCCTGAGCGAAGCCGGCAGGCAGACCCCGGTCTTCGTCCGTTTCTCCCAGGTCCTCGGCAGCAAGGGCTCCATGGACACGGCCCGGGATGTGCGCGGCTTCGCCACGAAGTTTTATACCGACAAGGGAAACTTCGACCTCGTCGGCAACAACATCCCGGTCTTCTTCATCCAGGACGCCATCAAGTTCCCGGACCTGATCCATGCCGGCAAGCCCGAACCCAACACCCACATCCCGCAGGCCTCCACGGCCCACGATACCTTCTGGGATTTCATCTCGCTGACTCCGGAGTCGACCCACGTGATCCTGTGGGCCCTGTCCGACCGGGGCATCACCCGAAGCTACCGGATGATGGAGGGCTTTGGCGTCAACACCTACCGGTTCGTGAACGCCACCGGCCAGGGCCGGTTCGTCAAATTCCACTGGAAGCCCAAGCTTGGCATCCACGGCCTGGTCTGGGAAGAGGCGCAGATGATCGGCGGCATGGATTCCGACTTCCTGCGCCGGGACCTCTACGACGCCATCGGCATGGGGTTTTACCCGGAGTGGGAGTTCGGCGTGCAGATGATCGAGGACGCCGACGAGCACAACTTCGACTTCGACATCCTGGATCCGACCAAGATCTGGCCCGAGGAGGAGGTGCCGGTCAAGATCATCGGCAGGCTGACCCTCAACCGCAACCCCGACAACTTCTTCGCCGAGGTCGAGCAGGTGGCCTTCCATCCCGGGCATGTGGTGCCGGGGATCGACTTCAGCAACGATCCTCTGCTCCAGGGGCGGCTGTTTTCCTATTTGGACACCCAGATAAGCCGGCTCGGCGGCCCGAACTTCCATGAGATTCCCGTCAACAGGCCCATCGCCCAGGTCCACAACAACCAGCGCGACGCCATGCACCGCCAGACCATCAACAAGGGTCGCGTGAGCTATATTCCCAACTCCCTTGGCGACAACGAGCCCAACGTGGCCTCCCGGGAACAGGGCGGATTCGTGCCCTACGCCGGTCGGATCATCGAGGGTCCGGCCACCCGGTCACGCGACGAGAAGTTCATGGATTTCTACAGCCAAGCTCGGATGTTTTGGCTGAGCCTGACCGATCCCGAGCGCCGGCACCTGCTCCAGGCCGCCCACTTCGAGCTCGGCAAGGTCGAGTCCAAGGCGGTCCGGGAGCGGATGGTCGCCAACTTCAACAAGGTCGACCACGAGCTGGCCGCGGCCATCGCCATGGGCGTGGGCGTGGCCACCCCGCCGGCGGGCGAGGCCTCGACGTACGAAAAGAGCTCGCCCGCGGTCAGCATGGCCGGCACGGCCAAGGGCACCATCGAAAGCCGCAAGGTGGCCATCATCGCGGCCCCGGGCTTTGACGGCAAGCAGCTCGCGGCCATGCAGGAGGCCCTCGTGGCGGCCGGCGCCGTGGTCGAGGTCGTCTCCATGCTCCTTGGCCACATCGAGAGCGCGGACGGCCAGATGGTTCCGGTCAAAAAGAACTACATCACCTCGGCTTCGGTGCTCTACGACGGCGTCTACATTCCGGGCGGCCAGGCCAGCATCTCGATGCTCGCCTTCTCGGGCAAGGTGAAGAACTTCATTTCCGAGATGTACAGGCATTGCAAGGCCATCGCGGCCACGGGCGAGGCGGTCGGGCTTCTGGAGTCCTACAAGCTGCCGGGGCTCGTGCCCGGAGCCGGCAAGGACGCGACGGCCAAGGATCTCGGCGTGATCATGGACACCAAGCCCAAGGACATGAAGGCCGTGGCGGCGGACTTCATCACGGCCCTCGGCCAACATCGGGCCTGGGCGCGCGAGGACGTCAAAAACAAGGTTCCGGCCTGATGTCTTGAATGGGCTTGTCCGAGGGGCTTGGTCTTGCAATTCGCGCCAGCGGATTTCGAAGAGCCGTCGCCCTCGGACAAGGGCAAGCGGGCGGCGCGGACCGGCTTCGGGGCCGGCCCGCGCCGCAACGCCCCAAAACGTGCCTGCAGCGGCGTTTGGTCAAACGGCCGAGGCGCCCCGTCGGACCCGGTTGCCGCCTTCGGGCGGCCAGCTGGCCGGGGAGCGGCTCCCTGCCGTGGGCGGCGGTGGGGGCGGCAGAGGCAGGGAAGATTCCTGGCCGCAGGGCGTCCTGGTGCCGCATACGCCGCAAAAAAGACGGCCAGGGCCGCCTGTCGGAACGTACGGGCAGCCCTGGCCAAAGGCAGGCCCCGGAGGGAGGAATCTCTCCGGGGGGGAAGAGGGGGGAAGATTATCGGTACTCGTCGTACTCGAAGGCGGGCATGTTCTTGAGGGTGTCCTCGGTGGCGCCGGGCAGGATGATCTGGCTGCCGGTGATGCGCAGCTGGTGGACCGCGATGGCCACGTCGTGGCGGCCGATGCCGAGGAAGCCGCCCACGCCGATGATGGCGTAGGTGATGGCCTTGTCGCGGGTCACGAGCAGGTCCTCGATCGTGCCGATGTTCTCGTCACTGTCGTTGTAGACATCCTTGCCCATGATATCGTTCTTGATGCTGAAGCCTTTGGATACATCACCGTACTCTTCGGTGGTAAGTCCCCAGGTCGGGTTGGTGACGGGTGTGATCTTGGTGTCCATGGGGGCACTCCTTCCGCAAAATAAGATGTTAAAAACCAAAGAGTTGCATTGGGTACAACTCCATATTGGACAGAATACGCCATTTTGAGGCTTGTGCAACAGGAAAACAGCCATTGGCTGCAAAAAAATGCGGAAAGGAGGCCCCGTGATTCAGCCAACATGCTGCAATGAAACAGGTTGGCCACAGGGATGTCCGGAAGACGGCGGCGAAGGAAAGAGCCGGAGGCCCCGGGCGGGCCACGGCAGGAGGGCCAAGGCGCCGGGGGCCGGCGGAGCGGCGGGAACGGGCCGCGCGGAGGAAGCGGGCGGGAGAAGGGGCGGACGCCCGCAGGAGAGCCGGGGATGCGGACGGCCCGGCAGGCCGGAAAAGGGCCGGCCTTCGGAGGGGGCTCCCGTCCGGGGGCGGGAGCCCGGAGCGGAAGTGTTAGTGCCTAAAGCTCATCTTGTAGACGAGCAGGCCAAGCAGGGCCAGGAATACCAGCGCGCCGCAGATGGCGCCGAAGTCCATGAGGCTCATGTCCGACTCCCCGGGATGTCCCGAAGTAGCCGGCGGGCGGCTGTCGTCGTCCACCGGGTTGGTGTCCGGTGATCTCGTGCGGCGTGGGCGGGGCGGGTGCGGTTTCGCCGTGCTTTCCGGAGCGCAGCCCAAAGGGGGCTGCGGAACTCGTCTCGTCGAAACGTGACACGAGGGGCGTTTGGTTTCAGGTGGCACGGTGCCGGGGCCATGGCCAAGACCCGCTGCCGCAGGCGGTCCTCCGGAGCATCCGGCGCCTGGCCGCCCGCCGGGGAGCCAGGCGCCGGGCGGCGGCCGCAACGTTTCCAGCGGCCAACGCCGCTGGCGGGGTCTGGAAGGCAGGGTATGCCGCCGCGGTCGCCTTGACAAGGCCCGGGCCGCCACGGGCGGGGGAAGCCCCGGGGAAAAGGGCGGCGGCAGGATCACGAATCTGTTACAGGGCGTTCCCGCAAAAGCGGTGTCCAAGGAATTGTCAGGCAAAACAGCCGGTACGACGCGGTCGGCCCCTTTGGGGGCGCCCCCTGGCTTTACAGAAATCGGCTCCGTGCGTATGCCCAAAAATCCTTGTGGCCAAAGACAGGCGAGACGGCGTTTGATGCATGAAAATCGATAAGAATTTCAGCCTCGGCATCAGAACATGGCTGCTGCTTCTTTGCGTGTTGGCCATGTTGCCGATCCTCCTGTTCTCGGCCTTCACCGTCGTGGCCCTGGAAAGTGCCCAGCAACAGGCCGCGCAAACGGCCTTGGCGCGAAGAGCGGAGGCCGCCGCCAATGCCGTGGCCCAGCGCCTCGACACGTACGCGGCCTCCCTGGAGGCCCTCGCCCGGTGCGACAGTGCCCTGCAGGGCAGACTCCCGGCCGTCCACGAACATGCCAAGCGCCTTTTGCCCCTGCATCGCGACGTCCTGGCCATCACCCTGACCGGGGCGGACGGCGAGCAGGTCTTTAGCACCCTCGAACCCTTCGGCGCGGTGCTGGACCCGGTCAGGGACACGGACCAGGTGCGCCGGTTTTTTACGGGCACCCGGCCCGCCGTCTCCGGACCCTTTTTCGGGTCCGTCTCCCGCAAGCTCGTGGTGGCCGTCAGCGTGCCGGTGGTGGCCGGCGGCAAGGTGACCGCCAGCCTGCGCATGCTCAGTGCGACCGAGGCCTGGACGCATGCCCTGGAAGACCTGCGCCTGCCGGCGGAGTGGGCCGCCCTCATCATGGATGATTCCGGCACCGTCGTGGCCCGCTCGCTGGCGCCGCAAACCTCGGCCGGCACCAAGGTGTCCCTCTCGCTCCAGCAGGCCATCCGCACGGCGTCGGCGGGGATGGTCGATACCGTGACCAGGGAAGGCGTTCCGGTCAAGACGGCCTTTGCCAAGGTGCCGGGCTGGGGGTGGGTGGTGGCGGTCGGCGTTCCCATGAGCGTGTTGCGGGCCCCGCTCGTCCGGTCGCTTTGGATGGTGTGCGGCGGAGGCGGCCTGCTGCTGGTGGTCGGCCTCCTGGTGGCGCTGTGGCTGTCGCGGCTGCTCGCGGCCAAGGTTTCCCTGGCCGCCCGGGCCTCGGCGGCCCTGGCGGCGGGTTCGGACGCGCTGTTGCCCGCCACCCGTGTCCGGGAGCTGGATGCCATGGGCGCTTCCCTGGGCGCGGCCGAAAAGACGCTTGGCGAAAGCATGGCCAGGTTCCGGGCCGTCTTCGAGCAGGCGGCCGTGGGCATAAGCCTCGTCACTCCCGACGGCCGGTACCTGCAGGTCAACGACCGCTACCGCGAGATCACGGGGTATGGGACCGAGGAGCTGGCCGGCCTGCGGCCGGCCGACATCACGCACCCCGGGGACAGGGGAGACGAGGAGGCCAATTTCGAGCGGCTGCGGGCCGGACACCTCGCCGCGCACCCGTGGGAAAAGCGGTTCGTGCGCAAGGACGGTTCCATCGTCTGGGCCGACCTGGCCACTTCCCCGGTCACGGATGCGGCCGGCAACCTCCTGTATTTCATCGGCGTCATCCAGGACATCAGCCAGCGCAAGGAGCTTACCGCGGCCCTGTGCCAGGCCAAGGAAACCGCCGAGCGGGCCAGCCGGGCCAAGAGCGATTTCATGGCCAACATGTCCCACGAGATACGCACCCCCATGAACGGCATCATGGGCATGATCCATCTGGCCCGGCTCAAATCCCCCGATCCCGCCCTGGCCCAATACCTGGACCTGGCGGACCTGTCGGCCAGGCATCTGCTCGGCATCGTCAACGACGTGCTGGACCTCGCCAAGATGGAAGCGGGCAAGGTCCGGCTCCTGCGCGAGCCCTTCGCCCTGCGCCGGGAAATCCGGGCCGCCATCGAACCCATGCAGGCCGCGGCCGGGGAAAAGGGCCTGGCCTTGGCCCTGGCCGTGGCCCCGGACGTCCCGGACGCGGTCACCGGCGACGCCGGCCGGCTGCGGCAGGTGCTGGCCAATGTGGTCGGCAACGCGGTCAAGTTCACCGGCACCGGACATGTGGACATCCGGGTGGAACTGGACGACGACGCGGCCGGAGACGAAGCCGTGGTGCGCCGGTTGCGGTTCACGGTCCGGGACACCGGCATCGGCATTCCGGCGGACCGGTTGGACGACATCTTCGAAAGCTTCGAGCAGGCCCACACCTCGGCCCATGTCCTCTACGGCGGCGCGGGGCTCGGCCTGCCCATCTCCAGGCGGCTGGTGGAATTCATGGGCGGGACCATCGACGTGGCCAGCCGGGAAGGCGAGGGGAGCACCTTCACCTTCACGGTCTGGCTGGAGATGTCCGGTCCGGCCGCGGCCGGGAGCGAGGCGGACCCGGCCTGACCCGGCCCCATTCCGGGCCGGCGGGAACGTGTCGCGTCCTCGGAATCCAAGCCTTCGAATGGGAATACAACACGCTTCCATGATTGTGTTTTTTGAAGATGCCGCCCTGGTCGTCCAGGAACACGGCCTCAAAGGGCGGCATAGGTCTTCTGGAGCAGGAGGGCGTCGCGCTCGACGACCGGTCCCTCGCTGATGACGCATCCCTTGGCCCCGACGTCCTTCAAGGCCCGCAGACAGGCCTGGTAGTTGAAATCGCTCGCCGCGAACGGCAGGTGGTTGCGCTCGCCCTTGTCGGTGTAGGCGACGCCGCTCAGGTGGATGTGCATGTCGTCAAGGGCCGACCGCCCGAGTTCCGCTTCGATGCAATCCAGTATCCGGCGAAAATCCGCGTACCCTTTGAGGTTCCCCTGGCCCCGGGCATGGATGTGGGCGAAATCGACGCACAGCTTGCACCCCTCCACGTCCCGGCACAGGCCGGCCAGTTCCTCGAGCGTGCCGAACTGCGTCGGCTTGCCCGTGGTCTCCAGCCGGTAGTCGATGCCAAGGCGCGGCAAGAGGGCCAGGGTTTCCCGGATTCTGGCATAGGCGGCCTCCGGGGTGTCGCGGCCGTAGAAGCCGGGGTGCAGGACCAGGCTTTTCCCCTGGACCTGGGCCAGGGCTTCGGCCGCGGCCCGGAGGCGCTGGACCGATTCCTCCCGCTTGTCCGCCGCCGCGGCATTGAGATTGATGAAATAGGAGGCATGGGCCGACAGGGTGAATCCGTTGTCGCGCTTGCTTTGGAGGATGGCCTCCCGGTTGTTGGCGGTCACGTTGATCCGCCGCCCGAACTGGAGTTCCAGGGCATCGAGGCCGATGCTTTTGAGATAGGCTATGCCAGAGGCATAGTTGAACTTTTTTCCCGCGTCCACGGGCAGGCCGGAAACGCCGAAGAGTAAGCGGTCCATGCGGCACTTCTTTTTCAAGGGGATTGGCCCGGTCCTGGCCGCAGCCGCCGGGGTGGGGAAGAC encodes:
- a CDS encoding polysaccharide deacetylase family protein, whose protein sequence is MQFRFAAGFGGLLLAVLLFAAASVPAPAGAQGLSAATKGAPLPGQGPRAYVNIVIDDLPNLELWSRLADDCDAFGMKTTLALNTAKATPGDYAVMAKHVANGHEIANHTRDHVPVAPGGVVRLRYFDPRAKSAAAVVDQSAGKLRITVDDPPRTVAELDLSEEGRTPTLKQLVEALNDVRGVTAELGDPYYANIHARFLAERDRVDIFFKNGLVPLYVNVAEHARYEMAGGKADIEAGLPGTACQSMVYPFLVTDAVSRQVARELGLTCGRVGTAGFAALGAPAGYDLMQVYAGKPRDLFGPDPASPEFAAKVEAFLKKLKEIGGVCCLYSHGPDEFTNDQWKALLPLLARDKDVAYVTLHGLAAYVTSTARLQDGRYFLPQGR
- a CDS encoding catalase; this encodes MSKHVKKGEIPPDNAKTRAIMGFTADDAGEFLTTNQGVRISHDEDSLKAGKRGPTLLEDFHFREKITHFDHEMIPERVVHARGSGAHGVFECTEAMGEYTSADFLSEAGRQTPVFVRFSQVLGSKGSMDTARDVRGFATKFYTDKGNFDLVGNNIPVFFIQDAIKFPDLIHAGKPEPNTHIPQASTAHDTFWDFISLTPESTHVILWALSDRGITRSYRMMEGFGVNTYRFVNATGQGRFVKFHWKPKLGIHGLVWEEAQMIGGMDSDFLRRDLYDAIGMGFYPEWEFGVQMIEDADEHNFDFDILDPTKIWPEEEVPVKIIGRLTLNRNPDNFFAEVEQVAFHPGHVVPGIDFSNDPLLQGRLFSYLDTQISRLGGPNFHEIPVNRPIAQVHNNQRDAMHRQTINKGRVSYIPNSLGDNEPNVASREQGGFVPYAGRIIEGPATRSRDEKFMDFYSQARMFWLSLTDPERRHLLQAAHFELGKVESKAVRERMVANFNKVDHELAAAIAMGVGVATPPAGEASTYEKSSPAVSMAGTAKGTIESRKVAIIAAPGFDGKQLAAMQEALVAAGAVVEVVSMLLGHIESADGQMVPVKKNYITSASVLYDGVYIPGGQASISMLAFSGKVKNFISEMYRHCKAIAATGEAVGLLESYKLPGLVPGAGKDATAKDLGVIMDTKPKDMKAVAADFITALGQHRAWAREDVKNKVPA
- a CDS encoding PRC-barrel domain-containing protein → MDTKITPVTNPTWGLTTEEYGDVSKGFSIKNDIMGKDVYNDSDENIGTIEDLLVTRDKAITYAIIGVGGFLGIGRHDVAIAVHQLRITGSQIILPGATEDTLKNMPAFEYDEYR
- a CDS encoding ATP-binding protein; translation: MKIDKNFSLGIRTWLLLLCVLAMLPILLFSAFTVVALESAQQQAAQTALARRAEAAANAVAQRLDTYAASLEALARCDSALQGRLPAVHEHAKRLLPLHRDVLAITLTGADGEQVFSTLEPFGAVLDPVRDTDQVRRFFTGTRPAVSGPFFGSVSRKLVVAVSVPVVAGGKVTASLRMLSATEAWTHALEDLRLPAEWAALIMDDSGTVVARSLAPQTSAGTKVSLSLQQAIRTASAGMVDTVTREGVPVKTAFAKVPGWGWVVAVGVPMSVLRAPLVRSLWMVCGGGGLLLVVGLLVALWLSRLLAAKVSLAARASAALAAGSDALLPATRVRELDAMGASLGAAEKTLGESMARFRAVFEQAAVGISLVTPDGRYLQVNDRYREITGYGTEELAGLRPADITHPGDRGDEEANFERLRAGHLAAHPWEKRFVRKDGSIVWADLATSPVTDAAGNLLYFIGVIQDISQRKELTAALCQAKETAERASRAKSDFMANMSHEIRTPMNGIMGMIHLARLKSPDPALAQYLDLADLSARHLLGIVNDVLDLAKMEAGKVRLLREPFALRREIRAAIEPMQAAAGEKGLALALAVAPDVPDAVTGDAGRLRQVLANVVGNAVKFTGTGHVDIRVELDDDAAGDEAVVRRLRFTVRDTGIGIPADRLDDIFESFEQAHTSAHVLYGGAGLGLPISRRLVEFMGGTIDVASREGEGSTFTFTVWLEMSGPAAAGSEADPA